The following coding sequences are from one Ornithorhynchus anatinus isolate Pmale09 chromosome 11, mOrnAna1.pri.v4, whole genome shotgun sequence window:
- the LOC100091859 gene encoding keratin-associated protein 2-3, whose protein sequence is MVSSCCGSVCSNLSCGGGCFQPQSFGSGCCGRPCPPPLSCQTTVCRPVSCVPRFSRPCFQPCSRPEPCCLQPGCCQPLSCCPSSCTAVVCRPCCWASTCCQPISVQSPCCRPPCCQPAPCRMTCC, encoded by the coding sequence ATGGTCAGCTCCTGCTGTGGCTCCGTCTGCTCTAACCTGAGCTGTGGGGGAGGCTGCTTCCAGCCTCAGAGCTTCGGGTCCGGCTGCTGCGgccgcccctgcccgcccccgctcTCTTGCCAGACCACCGTCTGCCGGCCCGTCAGCTGCGTGCCCCGATTCAGCCGCCCTTGCTTCCAGCCCTGCAGCCGCCCCGAGCCCTGCTGCCTCCAGCCCGgctgctgccaacctctctcctgctgcccctcctcctgcaccGCCGTCGTCTGCCGGCCTTGCTGCTGGGCCTCCACTTGCTGCCAGCCGATTTCCGTCCAGTCCCCTTGCTGCAGGCCCCCCTGCTGCCAGCCTGCTCCTTGCCGCATGACTTGCTGCTga
- the LOC100091863 gene encoding keratin-associated protein 2-3-like, giving the protein MVSSCCGSACSNLSCGGGCFQPQSFGSGCCGRPCPPPLSCQTTVCRPVSCVPRFSRPCFQPCSRPEPCCLQPGCCQPISCCPSSCTAVVCRPCCWASTCCQPISVQSPCCRPPCCQPAPCRMTCC; this is encoded by the coding sequence ATGGTCAGCTCCTGCTGTGGCTCCGCCTGCTCTAACCTGAGCTGTGGGGGAGGCTGCTTCCAGCCCCAGAGCTTCGGGTCCGGCTGCTGCGgccgcccctgcccgcccccgctcTCTTGCCAGACCACCGTCTGCCGGCCCGTCAGCTGCGTGCCCCGATTCAGCCGCCCTTGCTTCCAGCCCTGCAGCCGCCCCGAGCCCTGCTGCCTCCAGCCCGGCTGCTGCCAACCTATCTCCTGCTGCCCCTCGTCCTGCACCGCCGTCGTCTGCCGGCCTTGCTGCTGGGCCTCCACTTGCTGCCAGCCGATTTCCGTCCAGTCCCCTTGCTGCAGGCCCCCCTGCTGCCAGCCTGCTCCTTGCCGCATGACCTGCTGCTGA
- the LOC100091867 gene encoding keratin-associated protein 2-3-like has product MVSSCCGSVCSNLSCGGGCFQPQSFGSGCCGRPCPPPLSCQTTVCRPVSCVPRFSRPCFQPCSRPEPCCLQPGCCQPLSCCPSSCTAVVCRPCCWASTCCQPISVQSPCCRPPCCQPAPCRMTCC; this is encoded by the coding sequence ATGGTCAGCTCCTGCTGTGGCTCCGTCTGCTCTAACCTGAGCTGTGGGGGAGGCTGCTTCCAGCCCCAGAGCTTCGGGTCCGGCTGCTGCGgccgcccctgcccgcccccgctcTCTTGCCAGACCACCGTCTGCCGGCCCGTCAGCTGCGTGCCCCGATTCAGCCGCCCTTGCTTCCAGCCCTGCAGCCGCCCCGAGCCCTGCTGCCTCCAGCCCGgctgctgccaacctctctcctgctgcccctcctcctgcaccGCCGTCGTCTGCCGGCCTTGCTGCTGGGCCTCCACTTGCTGCCAGCCGATTTCCGTCCAGTCCCCTTGCTGCAGGCCCCCCTGCTGCCAGCCTGCTCCTTGCCGCATGACTTGCTGCTGA
- the LOC114815110 gene encoding keratin-associated protein 4-4-like isoform X1: protein MVNSCCGSVCSALSCGGDCCQETCCEPGCCSSPCCPPTCCQTTCCRTTCCRPTCCRPTCCQSVCCQPTCCRPVCCVSSCCRPCCPRPCCVSTCCRPCCPRPCCVSSCCRPCCPRPCCVPSCCRPCCPRPCCPRPCCVTSCCQPCCRPTCCQTTCCRTTCCRPTCCVPTCCQPCCRPACCQTTCCRTTCCRPTCGASSCC from the coding sequence ATGGTCAACTCCTGCTGTGGATCCGTCTGCTCCGCCCTGAGCTGCGGAGGAGACTGCTGCCAAGAGACCTGTTGTGAGCCCGGCTGCTGCAGCAGCCCTTGCTGCCCCCCGACCTGCTGCCAGACCACTTGCTGCAGGACCACCTGCTGCCGCCCAACCTGCTGCAGGCCCACTTGCTGCCAGTCGGTCTGCTGCCAGCCCACTTGCTGCCGcccagtctgctgtgtgtccagcTGCTGCAGGCCCTGCTGCCCCCGACCTTGCTGCGTGTCCACCTGCTGCAGGCCCTGCTGCCCCCGACCATGCTGTGTGTCCAGCTGCTGCAGGCCCTGCTGCCCCCGACCTTGCTGCGTGCCCAGCTGCTGCAGGCCCTGCTGTCCCAGGCCCTGCTGCCCCcgaccctgctgtgtgactagttGCTGCCAGCCCTGCTGCCGCCCAACCTGCTGCCAAACCACTTGCTGCCGGACGACTTGCTGCCGCCCGACCTGCTGTGTGCCCACCTGCTGCCAGCCTTGCTGCCGCCCAGCTTGTTGCCAAACCACTTGCTGCAGAACCACTTGCTGCCGCCCTACTTGTGGGGCATCATCTTGCTGCTGA
- the LOC114815110 gene encoding keratin-associated protein 9-1-like isoform X2 yields the protein MVNSCCGSVCSALSCGGDCCQETCCEPGCCSSPCCPPTCCQTTCCRTTCCRPTCCRPTCCQSVCCQPTCCRPVCCVSSCCRPCCPRPCCVSTCCRPCCPRPCCVSSCCRPCCPRPCCVPSCCRPCCPRPCCPRPCCVTSCCQPCCRPTCCQTTCCRTTCCRPTCCVTTCCRPTCGASSCC from the exons ATGGTCAACTCCTGCTGTGGATCCGTCTGCTCCGCCCTGAGCTGCGGAGGAGACTGCTGCCAAGAGACCTGTTGTGAGCCCGGCTGCTGCAGCAGCCCTTGCTGCCCCCCGACCTGCTGCCAGACCACTTGCTGCAGGACCACCTGCTGCCGCCCAACCTGCTGCAGGCCCACTTGCTGCCAGTCGGTCTGCTGCCAGCCCACTTGCTGCCGcccagtctgctgtgtgtccagcTGCTGCAGGCCCTGCTGCCCCCGACCTTGCTGCGTGTCCACCTGCTGCAGGCCCTGCTGCCCCCGACCATGCTGTGTGTCCAGCTGCTGCAGGCCCTGCTGCCCCCGACCTTGCTGCGTGCCCAGCTGCTGCAGGCCCTGCTGTCCCAGGCCCTGCTGCCCCcgaccctgctgtgtgactagttGCTGCCAGCCCTGCTGCCGCCCAACCTGCTGCCAAACCACTTGCTGCCGGACGACTTGCTGCCGCCCGACCTGCTGTGT AACCACTTGCTGCCGCCCTACTTGTGGGGCATCATCTTGCTGCTGA